From Amphritea atlantica, a single genomic window includes:
- the mgtE gene encoding magnesium transporter translates to MSQLNLRIDQIHEAIERQDDVTLDNLLAEVSSSETARLIEASTPENRSVIWACLDVQKRAGVLKSIHGKVRQFLIDITPEDALLESLFLLQPDELADIDEDLPGTVINAMIAAMDELRKRRYNSVKHYPDNTAGGLMDTDATAVRADVSVRSVLRYLRLLRKKEGEMPEQLDSLMVVDRTNKLLGVLPLSEVVSLPPDTLVADILGESFQAILVDASQERVARIFLDCDLLSAPVVDHNYRLLGRITIDDVVDVIQEQADDKMLRSAGLESNADMFSPVLTSAYKRGYWLGINLITAFVAAWVIGLFEAVIEQLIALAVLMPVVASMGGVAGSQTLTIVTRGLALNQIGRSNIAQLIAHEASVVFLNGIVWALAVAAIALYWFGDPMLGIVFGVALLIVLVTGVIGGIFIPLLLQRMSIDPAVAGSVVLTTFTDAIGFFSFLGLAKLLI, encoded by the coding sequence ATGTCTCAGCTTAATCTGCGTATTGATCAGATCCATGAAGCGATAGAGCGACAAGATGACGTTACGCTGGATAATCTGCTTGCTGAAGTCAGCAGCAGCGAGACTGCCCGGCTGATTGAGGCCTCCACCCCGGAAAATCGCTCCGTTATATGGGCCTGTCTGGATGTGCAGAAACGTGCCGGCGTCCTTAAAAGTATCCATGGTAAAGTGCGTCAGTTCCTCATCGACATTACCCCGGAAGACGCTCTGTTAGAGAGTCTGTTTCTGCTGCAGCCGGATGAGCTGGCTGATATTGATGAGGATCTTCCCGGCACAGTTATCAATGCGATGATTGCCGCGATGGATGAGCTGCGCAAGCGTCGCTATAACAGCGTTAAGCATTATCCGGACAACACCGCCGGTGGCCTGATGGACACTGATGCAACGGCTGTCAGGGCCGATGTGTCGGTACGTTCGGTGCTGCGCTATCTGCGCTTGCTGCGGAAGAAAGAGGGCGAAATGCCCGAGCAGCTGGATAGTTTAATGGTGGTGGACCGAACCAATAAGTTGCTGGGGGTTCTGCCGCTCAGCGAAGTTGTATCTTTGCCCCCCGACACGCTGGTGGCCGATATTCTGGGGGAAAGCTTCCAGGCGATACTGGTGGATGCCAGCCAGGAGCGGGTAGCACGTATCTTTCTCGACTGTGATCTGTTGTCCGCACCGGTTGTTGACCATAACTATCGCTTATTGGGCCGTATAACCATTGATGATGTGGTCGATGTGATTCAGGAGCAGGCCGACGATAAAATGTTACGCTCGGCGGGCCTGGAAAGTAATGCCGATATGTTTTCACCGGTATTAACCAGCGCGTACAAGCGGGGTTACTGGCTGGGCATCAACCTGATCACCGCGTTTGTGGCGGCCTGGGTGATCGGATTATTTGAAGCGGTGATCGAGCAGTTGATTGCGCTGGCTGTATTGATGCCGGTGGTCGCCAGTATGGGGGGCGTAGCGGGATCACAGACCCTCACTATTGTTACCCGCGGCCTGGCACTGAATCAGATCGGCCGAAGCAATATCGCCCAGTTGATCGCCCATGAAGCCTCTGTGGTGTTTCTCAATGGTATCGTCTGGGCGCTTGCTGTGGCTGCAATCGCGTTGTACTGGTTTGGTGATCCCATGCTCGGTATCGTTTTTGGCGTGGCGTTGCTGATTGTACTGGTGACCGGTGTGATCGGCGGCATCTTCATTCCGCTACTGTTGCAGCGCATGTCTATTGATCCTGCGGTTGCTGGTAGCGTGGTTCTGACGACGTTTACCGATGCCATCGGCTTTTTTTCTTTCCTGGGATTAGCCAAGCTGCTGATCTGA